The following are encoded together in the Oreochromis niloticus isolate F11D_XX linkage group LG12, O_niloticus_UMD_NMBU, whole genome shotgun sequence genome:
- the LOC102077346 gene encoding arrestin domain-containing protein 2, which yields MDVRKMKWTLLPEGVHNFKFRLKIPEGVPQQVPHKEVTVNSTKEVGGTIRPYSEQTVSYQLKIPDDVIFSIHNCEIISVEYYIKVYLDISFAFDPEVVLPLVIAPSRFAAIQPGEAEGPYPPGTTEATSYSNLAPPGFHTGLDPEPTEPGTVLPKGVHTFRFGLKIPEGSMPSSFKGVYGKIVYIFEAKMSRSWWWPSKVKKKINFISKTLQQFWEVMCPQSGTVSKNIGGLSQGRVQMSATIDRNVCTPGETISVVAKICNSSSKNTRPKFKLEQKTVFRCNESSKKRVMNLFKEVGETISPNSEQTVSCQLKIPDDAISTIHNCEIISVEYYIKVYLDISFAFDPEVVFPLVIVPSRYAAIQPGEAVRPYPPGTTEVTSYSNFAPPGFHTGFGSVPTESGHYPTPDATQHDNITSDNYNQWSHGATAQEISAPVFKAPSMQHPGPTLTTSLQGEQPPLYTSIYQHQNETL from the exons atggATGTGAGGAAGatgaaat GGACTTTACTTCCCGAAGGGGTCCACAACTTTAAATTCAGGCTCAAAATCCCAGAGGG tgtacCGCAGCAAGTACCACACAAAGAAGTCACTGTTAATTCTACTAAAGAGGTCGGAGGCACTATCAGGCCATACTCAGAGCAAACTGTCTCCTACCAGTTGAAGATTCCTGATGATGTCATCTTCTCTATTCATAACTGTGAAATCATCTCAGTTGAATATTACATAAAG GTGTATCTGGACATTAGCTTTGCCTTTGACCCGGAGGTGGTGCTTCCACTGGTCATCGCTCCTTCCAGATTTGCAGCCATTCAGCCTGGTGAGGCTGAGGGGCCTTACCCACCTGGGACAACCGAGGCCACAAGTTATAGTAACTTGGCTCCCCCTGGCTTCCACACTGGATTAGATCCTGAACCCACAGAGCCAG GCACTGTACTTCCCAAAGGGGTCCATACATTTAGGTTCGGGCTCAAAATCCCAGAGGG GAGCATGCCTTCATCCTTCAAGGGGGTATATGGAAAAATTGTGTACATTTTTGAAGCAAAGATGTCCAGGAGCTGGTGGTGGCCTTCTAAAGTTAAAAAGAAGATCAACTTCATTTCCAAGACACTTCAGCAGTTTTGGGAAGTGATG TGTCCACAATCTGGTACAGTGAGTAAAAACATAGGTGGGCTCTCCCAGGGACGGGTCCAAATGTCTGCTACCATTGACAGGAATGTTTGCACTCCAG GTGAAACTATATCTGTTGTTGCCAAAATCTGCAACTCCTCTTCCAAAAACACGAGGCCCAAATTCAAACTTGAACAAAAAACAGTATTTCGCTGCAATGAGTCTTCTAAGAAGCGGGTAATGAATCTGTTCAAAGAGGTCGGGGAAACTATCAGTCCAAACTCAGAGCAAACTGTCTCCTGCCAGTTGAAGATTCCTGATGATGCCATCTCCACTATCCATAACTGTGAAATCATCTCAGTTGAATATTACATAAAG GTGTATCTGGACATTAGCTTTGCCTTTGACCCGGAGGTGGTGTTTCCACTGGTCATCGTTCCTTCCAGATATGCAGCCATTCAGCCTGGTGAGGCTGTGCGGCCTTACCCACCTGGGACAACCGAGGTCACAAGTTATAGCAACTTCGCTCCCCCTGGCTTCCACACTGGATTTGGCTCTGTGCCCACAGAGTCAGGTCACTACCCCACCCCAGATGCTACTCAGCATGATAATATAACAAGTGACAATTATAACCAGTGGTCACACGGTGCTACTGCACAGGAGATTTCAGCTCCAGTTTTTAAAGCACCTTCAATGCAACATCCAGGTCCTACTCTGACTACTTCTCTACAGGGGGAACAACCTCCATTATATACGTCCATTTACCAGCATCAAAATGAAACACTGTAG